Genomic DNA from Cytophagia bacterium CHB2:
TTCCGCAATGTTCGGACAGCGCGCTTCTTCACACACGGTGTGTAAACGCGATTGATCGACCAGGCGCTTGATCTCGTGGTAGCCCTCGCCGCCGGGAATTTTGACTTTGAGCCATTCCGGCCGGCGCACGACGCGCAAAGATGAAGACGGTTGTTGTTCGAGTACGGGAAGAGCGAGGCTCATTATTCGGCAATCAAGTTCCTGTTTATGGATTCTATCATTCGTTTTGGCGCTCAATGTTTTTTGCGATAAGCTTCACGGCGATGTCGAATATAATGCACAAGTATCTGCTTCATGCTGTGATCAACACCGTAGATGATGCGATAATCCCCAACACGAACCCGGTATAAATTTTCTCCCCCTTGTAGCTTGCTGGCCTGGCGCGGCAAAGGATCATCTTGCAAGGCCTCAACCTCGGCCAGGGCGCGCTTAACTAAAGATCTGGGAAGAAAACGCAAATCTTTCTCAACCGACGGCTTGAGTACAATTTTATAAGATGCCATCTTTTTGCAAACGGCGTTTCATTTCCAGCAACGAAACCGGTTTTTCGTTACGCCGCTCGGCTATTACCGCCAAGTCGTGCAAATCCTCCATCAACTTTTGGTAATGCTTCACAGATAGAAGAACGC
This window encodes:
- a CDS encoding type II toxin-antitoxin system RelE/ParE family toxin, whose amino-acid sequence is MASYKIVLKPSVEKDLRFLPRSLVKRALAEVEALQDDPLPRQASKLQGGENLYRVRVGDYRIIYGVDHSMKQILVHYIRHRREAYRKKH